In Archangium violaceum, the following are encoded in one genomic region:
- a CDS encoding ThuA domain-containing protein — translation MIAGIKNNRVVQSLTTLAVCFFLASSPAVAQTPSFKVLAFYNGTWDAAHIDFVRDANIWFPQIAAQNGFSYTATNNWDQLNASNLAQYQVVMFLDDMPQTAAQRSAFQQYMQGGGGFMGFHVSAFTTSPDSWSWYHNQFLGSGAFWSNTWGPTTAVLKVENQTHPSTSRLPATFTSAVSEWYSWSNNLRNNPDIQVLASVDPVSFPLGTDPNQSWYSGDYPILWTNKKFKMLYANFGHNAMNYSNNTPLSSTFASEIQNRFIIDGLKWLGGAGTTPPPGPISPTAWYTVTGKGAGKCVDARSAASANGTVVQQYTCNGTYAQHYQFQSTSGGYVRITSRLNSAQVLDVKDVSTADGAPIQLWAYGGGNNQQWLPVAEAGGSYHFVSRYSSKCLTTAGSADSAQLVQSYCNGSASQSFTLTQQP, via the coding sequence ATGATCGCAGGCATCAAGAACAACCGAGTGGTGCAATCGCTCACAACACTCGCCGTGTGCTTCTTCCTCGCATCGAGCCCGGCGGTGGCGCAGACGCCGAGCTTCAAGGTGCTGGCCTTCTACAACGGCACCTGGGACGCGGCCCACATCGACTTCGTCAGGGACGCGAACATCTGGTTTCCCCAGATCGCCGCGCAGAACGGCTTCTCCTACACGGCCACCAACAACTGGGACCAGCTCAACGCCAGCAACCTCGCCCAGTATCAGGTCGTGATGTTCCTGGACGACATGCCGCAGACGGCGGCCCAGCGCTCCGCGTTCCAGCAATACATGCAGGGCGGCGGCGGCTTCATGGGATTCCACGTCTCCGCGTTCACCACGTCCCCGGACAGCTGGAGCTGGTACCACAACCAGTTCCTCGGCTCCGGTGCGTTCTGGTCGAACACCTGGGGTCCCACCACCGCCGTGCTGAAGGTCGAGAACCAGACGCACCCGTCGACCTCGCGCCTGCCAGCGACGTTCACCTCCGCGGTGAGCGAGTGGTACAGCTGGAGCAACAACCTGCGCAACAACCCAGACATCCAGGTGCTCGCCTCGGTCGACCCCGTGAGCTTCCCGCTGGGCACCGATCCCAACCAGTCCTGGTACAGCGGTGACTATCCCATCCTGTGGACCAACAAGAAGTTCAAGATGCTGTACGCGAACTTCGGCCACAACGCGATGAACTACTCCAACAACACCCCGCTGTCCTCGACGTTCGCCAGCGAGATCCAGAACCGGTTCATCATCGACGGACTGAAGTGGCTGGGCGGGGCCGGTACGACGCCTCCGCCGGGACCCATCTCACCCACCGCCTGGTACACCGTGACCGGCAAGGGCGCCGGCAAGTGCGTGGACGCCAGGTCCGCGGCCTCGGCGAATGGCACCGTGGTCCAGCAATACACCTGCAACGGCACCTACGCGCAGCACTACCAGTTCCAGTCGACCAGCGGCGGTTACGTGCGGATCACCAGCCGCCTCAACAGCGCCCAGGTGCTCGACGTGAAGGACGTGTCCACGGCCGACGGCGCGCCGATCCAGCTGTGGGCCTATGGCGGCGGCAACAACCAGCAGTGGCTGCCGGTGGCGGAGGCTGGTGGTTCGTACCACTTCGTCAGCCGTTACAGCTCCAAGTGCCTCACCACCGCGGGTTCCGCCGACAGCGCTCAGCTGGTGCAGTCCTACTGCAACGGCAGCGCATCCCAGTCGTTCACCCTCACCCAGCAGCCGTAG
- a CDS encoding cytochrome P450 → MSVRLNLFAPEFRANPYPFFAELRRQPGLAQVDPLGFWAVSRYADVLHVLKNPQLFSSTGHRAPAEPEWLGRSSPFADSMVMVDPPQHTRLRSLVNRAFGPTALGRMEPRIRAYAQQAARELPLGRPVDFVESFALRVPAAVIGELLGLDPSLHSRFKRWADDINNTSSTPPDAHEWRAQIRSTYAEMEQYLKEVIAERRRSPREDMVSDLLASRVEGEALTDAELMGFLFLLLIAGLETTVHLLGHSALVLAERPEVFARLRADRSLIPRFVEEVLRYEPVAQTILRLTTAETELSGVRLPAGSHVMLLLGSACHDEAQFPNSDRFDLDRQGQQTMPFGYGIHFCLGAPLARLEARLALEALLDRCGGLVRDAAPVQWHASIVVRGPTVLPLTVLPG, encoded by the coding sequence ATGTCCGTTCGGTTGAATCTCTTCGCGCCCGAGTTCCGTGCCAACCCCTATCCGTTCTTCGCCGAGCTGCGGCGCCAGCCCGGGCTCGCCCAGGTGGATCCGCTCGGCTTCTGGGCCGTCTCCCGCTACGCCGACGTCCTGCACGTCTTGAAGAATCCCCAGCTCTTCTCCTCCACCGGCCACCGCGCGCCCGCGGAGCCCGAATGGCTGGGGCGCAGCAGCCCGTTCGCGGACTCCATGGTCATGGTGGATCCGCCCCAGCACACCCGCCTCCGGTCGCTCGTCAACCGCGCCTTCGGCCCCACCGCCCTGGGCCGGATGGAGCCGCGCATCCGCGCCTACGCCCAGCAGGCCGCCAGGGAGCTGCCCCTCGGCCGCCCCGTGGACTTCGTCGAGTCCTTCGCGCTGCGCGTGCCCGCCGCCGTCATCGGCGAGCTGCTCGGCCTGGACCCCTCGCTGCACTCGCGCTTCAAGCGCTGGGCGGACGACATCAACAACACCAGCTCCACCCCCCCGGACGCGCATGAGTGGCGCGCCCAGATCCGGAGCACCTACGCGGAGATGGAGCAGTACCTCAAGGAAGTCATCGCGGAGCGCCGCCGCTCCCCCCGCGAGGACATGGTGAGTGACCTGCTCGCCTCCCGCGTCGAGGGGGAAGCCCTCACGGACGCGGAGTTGATGGGCTTTCTCTTCCTGCTGCTCATCGCCGGCCTGGAGACCACCGTCCACCTGCTGGGCCACTCCGCCCTGGTGCTCGCCGAGCGCCCGGAGGTGTTCGCGCGCCTGCGCGCGGACCGCTCGCTGATTCCCCGGTTCGTCGAGGAGGTGCTGCGGTACGAGCCGGTCGCCCAGACGATTCTGCGGCTCACCACCGCCGAGACGGAGCTGAGCGGCGTCCGTCTGCCGGCCGGCTCTCACGTCATGTTGCTGCTGGGCTCCGCCTGCCACGACGAGGCGCAGTTCCCCAACAGTGACCGCTTCGACCTCGACCGCCAGGGCCAGCAGACCATGCCTTTCGGCTACGGCATCCACTTCTGCCTCGGCGCCCCCCTGGCCCGTCTGGAGGCGCGGCTGGCCCTGGAGGCGCTGCTCGACCGGTGCGGCGGCCTGGTTCGCGACGCCGCCCCCGTGCAGTGGCACGCTTCCATTGTCGTTCGCGGTCCCACGGTGCTGCCGCTCACCGTGCTGCCGGGTTGA
- a CDS encoding CotH kinase family protein has protein sequence MARGAWGLCCLVAGGVLLSCASTDAWTGPLPAECRESAEAESAPVTQVEEDGLPVLNLFISKSLPDAEGYFAARLVYRGQCQRLWVRLRGNTSRFFPKRSFTLEFPKDAPFDEPLLAGGFTGRRKVVLISPFNDNSYMRHRLAFTLWNRMSPDHIQVKAYSAVLYLNGSYHGLYTVADHLDKHLMALQGLDVEGDLFKGWGDDANFSPLDVQGRPKLDLRQGFEKKAGLPESGSEAYDSIRAFTAFVIDSSTERFREERHAWMNAREYEDWWIFSTLVVANDSVSKNAFHYRERGPQGRWRYIPWDLDASFGQDWNTRRNAPEAPPSFTAKNHLFTRMLEDPSIATPMRERYRLLLQGELRAEVVLGLIDQLEREVAAAARRDEARWREEYLGFRRWSTRTDFTTFDEEVEYLRWWVRTRWGALERQLP, from the coding sequence ATGGCGCGGGGCGCGTGGGGCTTGTGTTGTCTGGTCGCGGGTGGGGTGCTGCTGTCCTGCGCCTCCACGGACGCATGGACCGGACCCCTGCCCGCGGAGTGCCGGGAGTCCGCGGAGGCGGAGTCCGCTCCGGTGACCCAGGTCGAGGAGGATGGGTTGCCGGTGTTGAACCTGTTCATCTCGAAATCCCTTCCGGATGCGGAGGGCTATTTCGCGGCGCGGCTCGTCTACCGCGGGCAATGCCAGCGGCTGTGGGTGAGGCTTCGCGGGAACACCTCCCGCTTCTTCCCCAAGCGCAGCTTCACCCTCGAGTTCCCGAAGGATGCGCCCTTCGACGAGCCCCTCCTCGCGGGCGGCTTCACCGGCCGGCGCAAGGTGGTGCTCATCAGCCCCTTCAACGACAACTCATACATGCGGCACCGGCTCGCCTTCACCTTGTGGAACCGGATGTCCCCGGACCACATCCAGGTGAAGGCCTACAGCGCCGTTCTCTACCTGAATGGGAGCTACCACGGCCTGTACACGGTGGCCGACCACCTCGACAAACACCTGATGGCGTTACAGGGGCTGGACGTGGAGGGGGACCTGTTCAAGGGCTGGGGCGATGACGCCAACTTCTCCCCCCTGGACGTCCAGGGCCGGCCCAAGCTCGACCTGCGACAGGGTTTCGAGAAGAAGGCGGGCCTCCCCGAGTCCGGTTCCGAGGCCTACGACAGCATCCGGGCGTTCACGGCCTTCGTGATCGATTCGAGCACGGAGCGCTTCCGGGAGGAGCGCCACGCGTGGATGAATGCTCGTGAGTACGAGGACTGGTGGATCTTCTCCACGCTCGTCGTCGCCAACGACTCGGTGTCGAAGAACGCCTTCCACTACCGGGAGCGGGGTCCCCAGGGCCGGTGGCGCTACATCCCGTGGGATCTCGACGCCAGCTTCGGCCAGGACTGGAACACGCGGCGCAACGCTCCGGAGGCGCCTCCAAGCTTCACGGCCAAGAACCACCTCTTCACCCGGATGCTGGAAGATCCCTCCATCGCGACGCCCATGCGCGAGCGCTACCGGCTGCTGCTCCAGGGAGAGCTGCGCGCGGAGGTGGTGCTCGGGCTCATCGACCAGCTCGAGCGAGAGGTGGCTGCCGCGGCCCGTCGTGACGAGGCCCGGTGGCGGGAGGAGTACCTGGGCTTCCGCAGGTGGAGCACCCGCACGGACTTCACCACCTTCGACGAGGAGGTGGAGTACCTCCGGTGGTGGGTGCGGACGCGTTGGGGGGCGCTGGAGCGTCAGCTTCCCTGA
- a CDS encoding lytic transglycosylase domain-containing protein has translation MRRTRASGFPWVKVGLWALLPLVLLNLAVAFFGDTRVSPLSVSFLEQKAHALAAYARHRPSCLLEGHPELEPLIRDAERRNRLPPGLLRALVEVESATQPHRISPAGAMGPGQLMPSTASQLRVEDPFDPAPALDGSARYLAEQLARYRGDVKLAVAAYNAGPGNVEGRVPRNGETEFYVVKVLSAYERYRPRPPPRPTRPAPAAKRQARPAVSRAQGS, from the coding sequence GTGCGGCGGACACGGGCCAGCGGGTTTCCTTGGGTGAAGGTGGGGCTGTGGGCCCTCCTGCCGCTCGTGCTGCTCAACCTGGCGGTGGCCTTCTTCGGTGACACTCGCGTGTCCCCCCTCTCCGTGTCCTTCCTGGAGCAGAAGGCGCACGCCCTGGCCGCCTACGCGCGCCACCGGCCCTCCTGCCTCCTCGAGGGTCACCCGGAGCTCGAGCCCCTCATCCGCGACGCCGAGCGCCGCAACCGCCTGCCTCCCGGCCTGCTGCGGGCGCTGGTGGAGGTGGAGTCCGCCACCCAGCCCCACCGCATCTCCCCCGCGGGCGCCATGGGCCCCGGTCAGCTCATGCCCTCCACCGCGAGCCAGCTCCGGGTGGAGGACCCCTTCGACCCGGCGCCCGCCCTGGACGGCAGCGCGCGCTACCTCGCCGAGCAGCTCGCGCGCTACAGGGGCGACGTGAAGCTCGCGGTGGCCGCCTACAACGCCGGGCCCGGCAACGTGGAAGGCCGCGTGCCTCGCAATGGGGAGACGGAGTTCTACGTGGTGAAGGTGCTCTCCGCCTACGAGCGCTACCGGCCCCGCCCGCCCCCCCGGCCCACGCGGCCCGCCCCCGCCGCGAAGCGCCAGGCCCGCCCGGCGGTGTCTCGCGCTCAGGGAAGCTGA
- a CDS encoding TetR/AcrR family transcriptional regulator — protein MATRKPSERPEEESPPAPASQRPGPQGGVRETNRRERVKALSDAALELFLERGLDGVTIDDITQAAGVAKGTFYRYFEDKAALVDQLLEPVRRELLQGLVACGEALEAARDVEAMFEAYRAVAAIIAGAIVQHPGVVRLYLQECRGPAVGARVKLVEVARLISRYAVDITRKAHTHGLLRPIRPAVSGLAVVGAVERLLLAVLSEEEDVGNPLELPDALTTLVLDGLRLPRPGPPSGRRKLDGKPGRP, from the coding sequence ATGGCCACCCGAAAGCCCTCGGAGCGACCGGAGGAGGAGAGCCCCCCTGCCCCCGCGTCGCAGCGGCCCGGCCCCCAGGGTGGCGTCCGGGAGACCAACCGCCGCGAGCGGGTGAAGGCGCTCAGCGACGCGGCCCTCGAGCTCTTCCTGGAGCGCGGGTTGGACGGCGTCACCATCGACGACATCACCCAGGCGGCCGGCGTGGCCAAGGGGACCTTCTACCGGTACTTCGAGGACAAGGCGGCGCTGGTCGACCAGCTCCTGGAGCCGGTGCGCCGCGAGCTGCTCCAGGGGCTGGTGGCGTGCGGCGAGGCCCTGGAGGCCGCGCGTGACGTGGAGGCCATGTTCGAGGCCTACCGCGCGGTGGCCGCCATCATCGCGGGCGCCATCGTCCAGCACCCGGGCGTGGTGCGGCTCTACCTCCAGGAGTGCCGCGGACCGGCGGTGGGCGCCCGGGTGAAGCTCGTCGAGGTGGCGCGCCTCATCTCCCGTTACGCGGTCGACATCACCCGCAAGGCCCACACCCACGGGCTGCTGCGCCCCATCCGCCCGGCCGTCAGCGGGCTGGCGGTGGTGGGCGCGGTGGAGCGCCTGCTGCTCGCCGTCCTCAGCGAGGAGGAGGACGTCGGCAACCCGCTGGAGCTGCCCGACGCGCTCACCACCCTCGTGTTGGATGGCCTGCGCCTGCCCCGCCCGGGCCCGCCGTCCGGCCGCCGGAAGTTGGACGGGAAGCCCGGCCGCCCTTAA
- a CDS encoding sterol desaturase family protein yields MIGIPLGLAYSNFGEWMLHRYVLHGLGKKRGSFWSFHWYEHHQRSRRHEMVDEQYRGPLWKWAPQSKELLGLAAIVLGHLPLLKWAPGFVASVWASTVLYYFVHRRAHLDPDWAREHLPWHYDHHMGKEQNANWCVTYPLFDYVMGTRRKYLGAPAMAEARVPAA; encoded by the coding sequence ATGATTGGCATTCCATTGGGCCTGGCGTACTCCAACTTCGGGGAGTGGATGCTGCACCGGTACGTGCTGCATGGGCTGGGCAAGAAGCGCGGGAGCTTCTGGAGCTTCCACTGGTACGAGCACCACCAGCGCTCGCGCCGCCACGAGATGGTGGACGAGCAGTACAGGGGGCCGCTGTGGAAGTGGGCCCCGCAGAGCAAGGAGCTGCTGGGGCTGGCGGCCATCGTGCTGGGGCACCTGCCGCTGCTGAAGTGGGCGCCGGGATTCGTGGCCTCGGTGTGGGCCTCGACGGTGCTGTACTACTTCGTGCACCGGCGGGCGCACCTGGACCCGGACTGGGCGCGCGAGCACCTGCCGTGGCACTACGACCACCACATGGGGAAGGAGCAGAACGCGAACTGGTGCGTGACGTACCCGCTCTTCGACTACGTGATGGGCACGCGCAGGAAGTATCTGGGAGCACCCGCGATGGCCGAGGCCCGGGTTCCCGCCGCCTGA
- a CDS encoding prolipoprotein diacylglyceryl transferase, protein MTFPVFLPLGPWRLHPHLVFEALAYFLAARLFFWLKRRWADPLQPATRLGVVAGAALGAGLGSRLVHLLDELPLWFAGQVTGMQLLTGKSLVGGLLGGLLGVELAKRMLGETRSTGDLFVLPLCLGIFLGRLGCFFTGLEDHTYGVPTSLPWGVDFGDGLSRHPTQLYEAAFMVVVAAMSLFLRQREAREGDLFRRFMVLDLAFRLGVDFLKPDPRLWLGMSAIQWACVAGLLYYARDFPRLWLRRVHPSAVLVLLVCATGVLL, encoded by the coding sequence ATGACCTTTCCCGTCTTCCTTCCCCTTGGCCCCTGGCGGTTGCACCCCCACCTCGTCTTCGAGGCGCTGGCGTACTTCCTCGCGGCCCGGCTCTTCTTCTGGCTGAAGCGGCGGTGGGCGGACCCGCTGCAGCCCGCGACGCGGCTGGGCGTGGTGGCGGGGGCGGCGCTGGGGGCGGGCCTGGGCTCCCGTCTGGTGCACCTGCTGGACGAGCTGCCCCTGTGGTTCGCGGGCCAGGTGACGGGGATGCAGCTGCTCACGGGCAAGTCGTTGGTGGGCGGGCTGCTGGGAGGATTGCTGGGGGTCGAGCTCGCCAAGCGGATGTTGGGCGAGACGCGGAGCACGGGGGACCTCTTCGTGCTGCCGCTGTGCCTGGGCATCTTCCTGGGGCGCCTGGGCTGCTTCTTCACCGGGTTGGAGGACCACACCTATGGGGTGCCCACCTCGCTGCCCTGGGGGGTGGACTTCGGAGACGGCCTGAGCCGCCACCCCACCCAGCTCTACGAGGCCGCCTTCATGGTGGTGGTGGCGGCGATGAGCCTCTTCCTGCGCCAGCGTGAGGCGCGGGAGGGAGACCTCTTCCGCCGCTTCATGGTGCTGGACCTGGCCTTCCGGCTCGGGGTGGACTTCCTCAAGCCGGATCCTCGCCTCTGGCTGGGCATGAGCGCCATCCAGTGGGCCTGCGTGGCGGGCCTGCTCTACTACGCGCGGGACTTCCCCCGGCTGTGGCTGCGGCGGGTCCACCCGAGCGCGGTGCTGGTGCTACTCGTTTGTGCCACGGGCGTGCTCCTGTAG
- a CDS encoding radical SAM protein: MSHRVRPYLFYDTAISICSTCYQRVEGKILFAEGKVLLQKRCPRHGFERVLLADDVDYYKRAREIFIKPPEQPQRYNTPIRWGCPYDCGICPDHEQHSCLTLVELTDQCNLRCPICYAASGPERLTHRSFEQVVRMLDAVVANEGEPDVVQLSGGEPTLHPDFFRILEEARQRPIRHLMVNTNGIRIAKDEAFAERLASYRKGLEVYLQFDSFEREPLMSLRGADLRSVRQQALERLNALDVSTTLVVTLKKGLNDGEVGRIVDFAAQQPCVRGVTFQPVQEAGRLEGYDPARDRLTLTEVRRRILEQTSLFAPEDLIPVPCHPDSLCMGYALKQEGQVVPLTRYVPPELLVEGARNTIVYEKDTQLQQRLFQLFSTNHSPQSSSRSLSDLLCCLPQVQVPGGLTYRNVFRVLIMQFIDAQAFDLRSVKKSCVHIAHPDGRIIPFDTYNLFYRDDLERTRLAPLREALGAAGWV; this comes from the coding sequence ATGAGCCATCGCGTCCGCCCCTACCTCTTCTACGATACGGCCATCTCCATCTGCTCCACCTGCTACCAGCGCGTGGAGGGGAAGATCCTCTTCGCCGAGGGGAAGGTGCTGCTGCAGAAGCGCTGCCCGCGCCACGGCTTCGAGCGGGTGCTGCTGGCGGACGACGTGGACTACTACAAGCGCGCCCGGGAGATCTTCATCAAGCCTCCCGAGCAGCCCCAGCGCTACAACACGCCCATCCGCTGGGGGTGCCCGTACGACTGTGGCATCTGCCCGGACCACGAGCAGCACAGCTGCCTGACGCTGGTGGAGCTGACCGACCAGTGCAACCTGCGTTGCCCCATCTGCTACGCCGCCAGCGGCCCGGAGCGGCTCACCCACCGGAGCTTCGAGCAGGTGGTGCGCATGCTGGACGCGGTGGTGGCCAACGAGGGCGAGCCGGACGTGGTGCAGCTCAGCGGCGGTGAGCCCACGCTGCACCCGGACTTCTTCCGCATCCTCGAGGAGGCCCGCCAGCGGCCCATCCGCCACCTGATGGTGAACACCAACGGCATCCGCATCGCCAAGGACGAGGCCTTCGCCGAGCGCCTGGCGTCCTACCGCAAGGGGCTGGAGGTGTACCTGCAGTTCGACTCCTTCGAGCGCGAGCCGCTGATGTCCCTGCGGGGGGCGGACCTGCGCTCCGTGCGGCAGCAGGCGCTCGAGCGCCTCAACGCGCTGGACGTGAGCACCACGCTGGTGGTGACGCTGAAGAAGGGGCTCAACGACGGGGAGGTGGGCCGCATCGTGGACTTCGCGGCCCAGCAGCCGTGCGTGCGCGGCGTCACCTTCCAACCCGTCCAGGAGGCGGGGCGGCTGGAAGGCTATGACCCGGCGAGGGACAGGCTGACGTTGACGGAGGTGCGGCGGCGCATCCTCGAGCAGACGTCCCTGTTCGCTCCGGAGGACCTCATCCCGGTGCCCTGCCACCCGGACAGCCTGTGCATGGGCTACGCCCTCAAACAGGAAGGCCAGGTGGTGCCGCTCACCCGGTACGTGCCACCGGAGCTGCTGGTGGAGGGGGCGCGCAACACCATCGTCTACGAGAAGGACACCCAGCTACAGCAGCGCCTCTTCCAGCTCTTCTCCACCAACCACTCCCCCCAGTCCTCCTCACGAAGCCTGTCGGACCTGCTGTGCTGCCTGCCCCAGGTGCAGGTCCCCGGGGGGCTGACCTACCGCAATGTCTTCAGGGTGCTCATCATGCAATTCATCGATGCCCAGGCCTTCGACCTGCGCAGTGTGAAGAAGAGCTGTGTGCATATCGCCCACCCGGATGGGCGCATCATCCCCTTCGACACCTACAACCTCTTCTACCGGGATGACCTGGAGCGCACGCGGCTGGCGCCCCTGCGCGAGGCCCTCGGCGCGGCGGGGTGGGTATGA
- a CDS encoding 3-deoxy-7-phosphoheptulonate synthase produces MTARTENLNVVGFDHMPSPTEIKERVPLTARAADTVLSGRRALMDILDRKDPRLFVIVGPCSIHDPAAGLDYARRLRKLADTVRDTFHVVMRVYFEKPRTSTGWKGFINDPRMDDSFHIEEGMERGRRFLLDVAEVGLPAATEALDPIAPQYYGDLVSWTAIGARTAESQTHREMASGLSTPVGFKNSTDGSLEAAVNGILSASRPHSFLGLNESGASAIIRTRGNTYGHLVLRGGGGRPNYDTVSISLAEQALAKAKLPGNVVVDCSHSNSWKKPELQPLVMRDVVHQIREGNRSVVGVMIESFIEAGNQPIPADLSQLRYGCSVTDACVSWETTEEMLLGAHAVLRDVVAKRGGK; encoded by the coding sequence ATGACCGCTCGCACTGAAAACCTGAATGTCGTCGGCTTCGATCACATGCCCTCTCCCACGGAGATCAAGGAGAGGGTGCCACTGACCGCACGTGCGGCCGACACCGTGCTCTCCGGCCGGCGCGCGCTGATGGACATTTTGGACCGCAAGGACCCCCGCCTGTTCGTCATCGTGGGTCCGTGCTCCATTCATGACCCCGCCGCTGGCCTCGACTACGCGCGCCGGCTGCGCAAGCTCGCCGACACCGTCCGGGACACGTTCCACGTCGTGATGCGGGTGTATTTCGAGAAGCCCCGTACCTCCACCGGCTGGAAGGGCTTCATCAACGACCCCCGGATGGATGACTCCTTCCACATCGAGGAGGGCATGGAGCGGGGCCGTCGCTTCCTGCTGGACGTGGCCGAGGTCGGTCTCCCGGCGGCCACCGAGGCGCTCGACCCCATCGCTCCCCAGTACTACGGCGACCTGGTCTCCTGGACGGCCATCGGCGCGCGCACCGCCGAGTCCCAGACCCACCGCGAGATGGCCTCGGGGCTCTCCACCCCGGTGGGTTTCAAGAACAGCACCGATGGCTCGTTGGAGGCGGCCGTCAACGGCATCCTCTCCGCCTCCCGGCCGCACAGCTTCCTGGGGCTGAACGAGAGCGGCGCGTCGGCGATCATCCGCACCCGCGGCAACACCTACGGTCATCTGGTGCTGCGCGGTGGAGGCGGGCGGCCCAACTACGACACGGTCTCCATCTCCCTCGCCGAGCAGGCGCTCGCCAAGGCGAAGCTGCCGGGCAATGTCGTCGTCGACTGCTCGCACTCCAACTCCTGGAAGAAGCCGGAGCTCCAGCCCCTGGTGATGCGCGACGTCGTGCATCAGATCCGCGAGGGCAACCGCTCGGTCGTGGGCGTGATGATCGAGAGCTTCATCGAGGCCGGCAACCAGCCCATCCCCGCGGACCTCTCGCAGTTGCGCTACGGCTGCTCGGTGACCGACGCCTGCGTCAGCTGGGAGACCACCGAGGAGATGCTGCTGGGCGCCCACGCCGTGCTGCGCGACGTGGTGGCGAAGCGCGGCGGGAAGTGA
- a CDS encoding RNA polymerase sigma factor, protein MAFFALVRPLLWGLLMNSICASSQTSMPALPGVLGFHGLVQQHERALHAVALRLCGNAADARDLVQDTFERALRHYDRFQEGTNGRAWLFTILRHCFISRCRGRTCERRSGVSVEELQECLAAPEAEPPQAWAAFSLEQIHAALERLPVEFSEVYRLHSLEGRSYEEIARQLRIPKATVGTRLIRARRKLRDLLMPPEVEEGGGSSRGGGWSQGRAELPV, encoded by the coding sequence GTGGCGTTCTTCGCGCTGGTGCGCCCCTTGCTCTGGGGACTGCTCATGAATTCCATCTGCGCGTCGTCCCAGACCTCCATGCCCGCCCTTCCCGGGGTCCTCGGGTTCCACGGCCTCGTCCAACAGCACGAGCGCGCGCTGCACGCCGTCGCCCTGCGCCTGTGCGGCAACGCGGCCGATGCGCGGGACCTGGTGCAGGACACCTTCGAGCGCGCCCTGCGCCACTACGACCGCTTCCAGGAGGGCACCAATGGCCGGGCCTGGCTGTTCACCATCCTGCGCCACTGCTTCATCAGCCGGTGCCGCGGCCGGACGTGTGAGCGGCGGAGCGGGGTCTCCGTGGAGGAGCTGCAGGAGTGCCTCGCCGCTCCCGAGGCCGAGCCACCCCAGGCGTGGGCGGCCTTCTCCCTGGAGCAGATCCACGCCGCGCTGGAGCGGCTTCCGGTGGAGTTCAGCGAGGTGTACCGGCTCCACTCGCTCGAGGGCCGCTCCTACGAGGAGATCGCCCGGCAGCTGCGCATCCCGAAGGCCACCGTGGGCACTCGGCTCATCCGCGCGCGGCGCAAGCTCCGCGATCTCCTGATGCCGCCGGAGGTGGAGGAGGGCGGCGGGAGTTCTCGGGGTGGGGGCTGGAGCCAGGGCCGGGCGGAGCTGCCGGTGTAA
- a CDS encoding CBS domain-containing protein — protein sequence MPHVVDDFMTRAVHTIGTKSPLSEAHRIMNDHAIRHLPVLEGGRLVGVVSMRDLHLIETLKGVDPKEVTVEEAMSQDAYTVSPGTELTEVARTMAQHKYGSAVVARGGHVEGIFTTIDALKALEAILSSPRQPSRTSARRKAATRKSTRAATKRPAGKRTAKSPARKAAPARKRGGRR from the coding sequence ATGCCCCATGTCGTCGACGACTTCATGACCCGTGCCGTGCACACCATCGGCACGAAGAGTCCCTTGAGCGAGGCACATCGGATCATGAACGACCACGCCATCCGCCACCTCCCCGTGCTGGAGGGAGGAAGGCTCGTGGGCGTGGTGTCGATGAGGGATCTGCACCTCATCGAGACCCTCAAGGGAGTGGACCCCAAGGAGGTCACCGTCGAGGAAGCCATGTCCCAGGATGCCTACACCGTGTCTCCTGGCACCGAGCTCACCGAGGTGGCTCGCACCATGGCCCAGCACAAGTACGGCTCCGCCGTCGTCGCCCGCGGTGGCCACGTGGAGGGCATCTTCACCACCATCGACGCACTGAAGGCGCTGGAGGCGATCCTGTCCTCGCCCCGCCAGCCCTCCAGGACGAGCGCTCGGCGCAAGGCCGCGACCCGGAAGAGCACCCGGGCCGCGACGAAGCGCCCGGCCGGGAAGCGCACGGCGAAGAGCCCCGCGCGCAAGGCGGCTCCGGCTCGCAAGCGCGGGGGACGACGCTAG